In Metopolophium dirhodum isolate CAU chromosome 7, ASM1992520v1, whole genome shotgun sequence, one genomic interval encodes:
- the LOC132949021 gene encoding putative bifunctional UDP-N-acetylglucosamine transferase and deubiquitinase ALG13 isoform X1, with translation MLTLSVRNRSKSKRIQTPKIDELLESVGLLRHVVPRDCNSLFRCISQCVFLTQSCHMIVRQQLLQFSSLQTKEFSQMTQLPVENYANKITDTKIDGDLVDMHVAAKVYKINIAFYEDSHPFIPLNIETPNAVKTLNICLNYEGTYDLVLVKESVVNISFSQSIIYEMLYNNVFKLSGVDFAVKEMLFDRNLPASRSSDPVSLEKRATCTDMKELLEYGITPFPFKVAKALTPKLYRNTEYDIWLNNKKEKFYGRWNNWEFKEGSKCMVFIGTQGYHCYIQRIHGKNEPVEVYVKDLAKKIYVEYDQLKLIPVEQDMRELMESPTQINQVSSNIVDCNQFISGGPGQGEAPVQYPGFINGPIHGIFPGQIFHPSFYVHPYQQHPDMPMTPLNWINNENVVHPWYISTPPVLSNNFHPFNEQIILLEPPSNFNQNCMEPNCMETLSNSTGLHVQPIPPLLYCEHQSCVQCNNGEESVAMDSNRAYQPWLVPEFDVPADELHL, from the coding sequence ATGTTGACACTCTCCGTAAGAAATAGAAGCAAATCTAAAAGGATACAGACGCCAAAAATTGATGAATTGTTAGAATCAGTGGGATTGTTGAGACATGTAGTGCCTAGAGATTGTAATAGTTTATTCAGATGTATTTCTCAATGTGTGTTCCTAACCCAAAGTTGTCACATGATTGTACGACAAcaacttttacaattttcttcaCTGCAAACCAAAGAATTCTCTCAGATGACTCAGTTGCCTGTCGAAAACTATGCAAACAAAATTACTGATACAAAAATAGATGGTGATTTGGTGGATATGCATGTTGCTGCTaaagtatacaaaattaatattgcattttatGAAGATTCTCATCCTTTTATACCTCTTAATATTGAAACTCCAAACGcagtaaaaactttaaatatatgtCTCAATTATGAAGGTACTTATGATTTAGTACTTGTCAAAGAGTCTGttgtaaatatttcatttagtcaatcaattatatatgaaatgctttacaacaatgtttttaaattatctggTGTAGATTTTGCTGTAAAAGAAATGTTGTTTGACAGAAATTTACCAGCTTCAAGGTCAAGTGATCCGGTTAGTTTGGAAAAGAGAGCTACTTGTACAGATATGAAAGAGCTGCTTGAATATGGTATTACTCCATTCCCATTTAAAGTGGCTAAAGCTTTGACACCTAAATTATACAGAAACACAGAGTATGATAtttggttaaataataaaaaagaaaaattttatggCAGGTGGAATAATTGGGAGTTTAAAGAAGGCAGCAAATGTATGGTTTTTATTGGCACTCAGGGATATCATTGTTATATTCAACGTATTCATGGGAAAAATGAACCAGTTGAAGTATATGTTAAAGATTtggctaaaaaaatatatgtggaATATGATCAGTTGAAATTAATTCCAGTTGAACAAGATATGAGAGAATTGATGGAGAGTCCTACTCAAATTAATCAAGTATCTTCAAATATAGTTGACTGTAACCAATTTATTTCTGGAGGTCCTGGACAAGGTGAAGCTCCAGTTCAGTATCCCGGTTTTATCAATGGACCAATTCATGGGATCTTCCCTGGGCAAATATTTCATCCCTCTTTTTATGTTCATCCGTATCAACAGCATCCAGATATGCCTATGACGCCTCTGAATtggataaataatgaaaatgtggTACATCCATGGTATATATCTACACCTCcagttttatcaaataattttcatCCATTCAACGAGCAAATTATACTATTGGAACCACCTtccaattttaatcaaaattgtatggaaCCAAATTGTATGGAAACTTTGTCTAATTCAACTGGACTACATGTTCAACCAATTCCTCCGCTATTGTACTGTGAACACCAATCATGTGTACAGTGCAACAATGGGGAAGAAAGTGTGGCCATGGATTCTAATCGTGCGTATCAACCTTGGTTAGTGCCAGAGTTCGATGTGCCTGCAGATGAATTgcatctataa